CTCATGCCGGCACGAGCTCCCGGCAGCCATGCAGCCGCAGCAGCTCACTGAGCGTGGCGCGGAACTCCGGACGGGTCACGATGGCGTCCACGAAGCCGTGGTCCTGCAGGTATTCGGCGGTCTGGAAGCCATCGGGGAGTTTCTCCCGCAGGGTCTGCTCGATCACCCGGCGGCCGGCGAAGCCGATCAGGGCCTTGGGCTCGGCCAGGATCAGGTCGCCCAGCATGGCGAAACTGGCGGTCACCCCGCCGGTGGTGGGGTGGGTGAGCAGGGGGATGTACAGCAGCTCCGCCGCCCGGTGCCGCTGCAGGGCGCCGGAGATCTTGGCCATCTGCATCAGGCTGAGCATGCCCTCCTGCATGCGGGCCCCGCCGGAGGCGCACACGATCAGCACGGGGTAGCGGCGGGCCGTGGCCTCCTCGATCAGCCGGGTGAGTTTCTCCCCCACCACCGAGCCCATCGAGCCCCCCATGAAGCGGAAATCCATCACCCCCAGGGCCAGGGGCAGCCCGCCGGTGCGGCACAGCCCCGTGACCACCGCATCCCGCAGCCCCGTGCTCTGCTGGCTGTCGCGCAGGCGGTCGGCGTAGCTGCGCCTGTCCTTGAAGGCCAGGGGATCGGTGGGGGCCACGTCGCTGTCGAGGGGCTCGAAGCTGCCGGGATCGGCGATCAGGCGGATGCGCTCCTCGCTGTCGATGCGGTGGTGGTGGCCGCAGCCCTTGCACACGCTGGCATTGGCGATGAGGTCCTTGCGGTACACCACCAGGCCGCAGTCGGGACACTTGCTCCAGAGCCCGTCCCCCTCCTCCACTTCCTGGGTGACCCGCACCACCGGGGCGGCCTTGCGGCGATCAGCGAACCAATCGAACAGGGACATCGCTGGGCTGCGGGGAGATCAGGGGCTCTTGACCATTTAAGGCCCGGTAAGGCCCGGCCCGGCCGGCTCAGGGCCCCGGCACCAGCCCCAGCGATCCGAGCAGCTGCAGCCAGGGCCCATGGCCCAGCAGCCACACCCCCGCCCCGCCGGCGGCCAGGAAGGGCCCGAACGGCATGGGGTCATGGCGTCCCAGGCGCCCGCTCAGGCGTCCGGCCAGGCCCACTGCCGCGCCGGAGGTCACGGCGATCACCACCGTGAGGCCCAGGCCGGTGAGGCCGAGCCAGGCGCCCAGCAGGGCTGCGAGCTTGGCGTCGCCAAGACCCAGGGCAGGTTTGCCGATCAGGCGTTCGGCGAGCGCGCTGACCGCCTCGAAGCCCAGCAGGCCCGCTCCCGCGGCCAGCAGATGGTGGAACACCAGGGCTTTGCCCACCGCACCGCCCTGGGCAAAGCCCAGCAGGGCGGTGCAGCCCAGGCCGAGCAGCAGCCCGATCCTGCAGAGGGGTTCCGGCAGCCACAGCCGGTCGAGATCGATCAGGGTGAGGGGAATCAGCCAGCTCAGCAGCAGCCACCCCGCCAGCACCTGCCCTGGCCCCCAGGGGGCCGGGCCCATGGCCTGGGGCGGGGCGAGCACCGCCGCCACCCACAGGCCGGCGGTGAGCAGTTCCACCAGGGGGTAGCGCGGCGAGACGGGGGCGTGGCAGTGACGGCAGCGGCCCCGGATCAGCAGCCACCCCAGCACGGGGATGTTGTCGTGCCAGCGCAGGCGGGTGCCGCAGCGCGGGCAGTGGCTGGGGGGATGCAGCAGCGATTCCTGGCGGGGCTGGCGCCAGGCCACCACATTGAGAAAACTGCCGACGCAGGCCCCCAGCACACAGGCGGTCCAGAACCACAGAGCCGACATGGCCGGTGCTGCGGCCGGGCCGGTGAGGGGCTGGAGCGCGTACGGCATGGGGCCGGCAGGGGAGGGGGAACGTCCGCGGAGGGATCAGCTGGGCCGCGCCCAGCGCACGCGGCTGGAGCTGCTGCGGCTGGATTTGCCGCGGATCAGATCGAGCGGGATGAACTGTTCATCCGGCAGGAGCACCGGCAGTTCGAACACCACCCGCCCCCGGCCGGCCTGCAGCACCACACCGCAGGGATCGGGCCCCGACGGACAGCGGTCCATGTAGGCGTACATGGCCCTGCGGGCCAGTTGAAACACCTCCTGGCTGTTGACACGATCAAGCCGGAGATTGAAGGCAGGGGAAGGGGACCCCCCTGCGATCAGGAACGACGGATGAGAGGGACCGGGTGTGGCGTTGGTAATGGCCTCACCGCCTCCGATTCACGGCACCACCTTAGAGGTTGACGCCTGGATTTGGCTCCCTTCAGGCCTGGCCGTTCTTGTCCTGGATCATGCGGTGGATGATCGGGGTGAGGATCAGTTCCATGGCGAAACCCATCTTGCCGCCGTTCACCACGATCGAGGTGGGGCTGGACATGAAGGAGTCGTGGATCATGTCGAGCAGGTAGGTGAAGTCGATCCCCCACTTCTCGCGGGCCCCCTTGCGGAAGTGGATGATCACGAAGCTCTCGTCCGGGGTGGGGATGTTCCGGATCATGAACGGGTTGGAGGTGTCCACCGTGGGCACCCGCTGGAAGTTGATGTCGGTGCGGCTGAACTGCGGGCAGATGTGGTTGATGTAATCGGGCATCCGCCGCAGGATCGTGTCCACGGTGGCCTCGGCGGAGTAGCCCCGCTCGGCGTTGTCGCGGGAGATCTTCTGGATCCACTCCAGGTTCACGATCGGCACCACGCCCACCAGCAGATCCGCCAGGCCTGCCACGTCGTAGCCCTCGCCCTTCACGCCGCCATGCAGACCCTCGTAGAAGAGGAGATCGGTGCCGGTGGGGATCTCCTCCCAGGGGGTGAACTGGCCGGGATCGAGGTTGGTGCCAAGCCGCTCGTTGTGCTCGGCGGCCTCCTCCACCGAGTGGAGGTAGTAGCGCTTCTGGCCGCCGCCGGTTGCGCCGTAGGTCTGGAAGAGCTCGGCGAGCTTGTCGAACAGGTTGGCTTCCGGGCCGAAGTGGGAGAAGTTCTCGCCCTTGGCCATGGCGGCCGCCATGGCCTCCTTCATGGGCCCGCGCTCGTAGCGGTGGTAGCTGTCGCCCTCCACCACGGCCGGGGTGATGCCCTCGCGCTTGAAGATGTGCTCGAAGGCCCGCTTCACAGTGCTGGTCCCCGCGCCGGAGGACCCGGTGACTGCCACGACCGGATGACGCTTCGACATGCGCGGGGATTCGGGGAAACTGTGGGCGAGTTTGGCAGGTCGCCGGTCCGGGCTCCCCGCCCCGGCTGGCTCAGCCCTCCAGGGCAGCCAGCAGCTGCTCGCCCATGGCCCGGCAGCCCACCAGGGTGCAGCCGGGGCTCATCAGATCGCCGGTGCGGAATCCCCGGGCCAGCACCCGGTCCACGGCGGCCTCCAGATCGGTCGCGGCGGCCTCCTGCTTCAGGCCCACCCGCAGCATCATCGCGGCGCTGAGCACCATCGCCATGGGGTTGGCCTTGTCCTGGCCGGCGATGTCGGGAGCGGAGCCGTGGATCGGCTCGAACAGGCCGGGGCCATCGCTGCCGAGGGAGGCGGAGGGCAGCATGCCGATCGATCCGCTCAGCATCGCCGCCTCATCGCTGAGGATGTCGCCGAAGAGGTTGCCGGTGAGCAGCACGTCGAACTGGCGGGGATTGCGCACCAGCTGCATGGCGGCGTTGTCCACGTACATGTGGCTGAGCTCCACGTCCGGATAGCTGCTGGCGTGCAGGCTCTCCACCCGGTCGCGCCACAGCTGCGACACGTCGAGCACGTTGGCCTTGTCCACGCTGCAGAGGCGGCCGCCGCGCTCCCGGGCCAGATCAAAGCCCACCCGGGCGATGCGGTCGATCTCCGTGTCGCTGTAGGCCATGGTGTTGAAGGCCCGCACCCCGTCAGGGGTTGCCACGCGGCCCTTGGGGGTGCCGAAGTAGATGCCGCCGGTGAGCTCGCGCACCACCATCAGATCCACCCCCTCGATCACCTCGCGCCGCAGCGTGCTGGCGTCGATCAGGGCGGGGATGATCTTCACCGGGCGCAGGTTGGCGAACAGGCCCAGGCCGGCGCGCAGCCCCAGCAGGCCGGATTCGGGGCGCTGTTCGCGGGGCAGGCTGTCGTACTGGGGGGATCCGATGGCGGCCAGCAGCACCGCATCGGCGGCCCGGCAGGCCTCCAGGGTGCTCTGGGGCAGGGGAATGCCGGTGGCGTCGATCGCCGCGCCTCCCATCGGCTGGGCGTCGTAGTGGAGGCTGAAGCCATGGCGGCGGGCCACCGCATCGAGCAGCTGGCGGGCTACGCCCATGATTTCCGGACCGATGCCGTCGCCGGCGAGCAGGGTGATCCGGTGGCTGGAGGTCATGGCGGGGGAGGGAACGGCCGGGAGGCTCGAGGGCGAGCGCGAGGTTAGGTGCCCGCTTCCCCGCCGGCGCTGGCCTGCTCCTGGGCGGCCCGGCGCCTCTCCAGCTGGCGCAGCTGCCGGGCCATCTCCGGCAGCCTGCTGAAGGCGGCGGAGCAGCGCAGCCACAGCCGGTTGGGGATCGCCGGATAGCCGCTCACCACCTCCCCGGCCGCCACCTCGCCGTGGATCCCCGACTTCGAGGAGGCGATCGCGCCATCCCCCATCACCGCCCGGTTGGCCAGGCCCACCTGGCCGGCGAGGATCACGCCGTTGCCGAGCCGGGCACCGCCGGCGATGCCCACCTGGGCCGCCAGGGCGCAGCCCCGGCCGGTGCTGACGCCATGGCCGACGTGCACGAGGTTGTCGATCTTGGTGCCGGCGCCGATGCGGGTCTCACCCACGGCCGGCCGGTCGATCGTGCTGCCGCAGCCCACCTCCACGTCGTCCTCCAGCACCACCCGGCCGGTCTGGGGCATCTTGCGCCAGCCGGCGGCGGTGGGCACGAAGCCGAAGCCCTCGCTGCCGATCACCGCGTTGGAGTGCACCACGCAACCGCGGCCGAGGCGGCTGCCGGGGTGCAGCACGGCGCCGGCATGGAGGGTGCAGCCCTCGGCCAGCGCCACCCCGTCGTAGAGCACCACCCCCGGGTGCAGGCAGCAGTTCTCCGCGATGGTCACGTGTGCCCCCACCACCGCGCGGGCGCCGATGTGGCAGCCCCTGCCCACGGCCGCGGTGGGATCGACCACCGCGGACGGATGGATCCCCGCCGGCGGGCTGACCGGGGGAACGAGGATTTCGAGCACTTCGGCGAAGCCGAGGCGGGGGTCCTGCAGCACCACCCAGGCCATGCCCCGGCCGCTGGCCAGCTCCTGCAGCTTCGGGGTGTCGTCGCTGCGGGCCGGCAGCAGCAGGGCCGTGGCCCTGCAGGTGTCCAGGGCGCTGCCCGGGGCATGGCCGGAGTCCAGAAAGCTGATCTGGCCGGGGCCGGCCTGATCGATGGCGGCCGCCGCCTCGATGCAGGCATCCTCCGCCAGGTGGTGGGGCACCGCCTGAAGCCCGCCCGCGTCCCGCACTTCGCTCAGGAGGCCGAGCAGGTCGCTGAAGCGCATGGCCGATGCCGTGGTCTGGGGCGGATCGTAGAGGGCGTCCGCGCGCCGCAGCCCCGCAGCGCTGCCCCCGCCTGCGGCCGGGCTCAGGAGTCGTTCGGGGCGAGGGTGAGGGCCATCTGGTCGCGGTGCACCACCTCCACGCCCGCCCGGCCGATCAGCCGGCGCAGTTCGTCGCTGCCATGGGTGGCCAGCCCACGCCCCAGCTCACGGCCGTCGCTGCTGAGCAGGCGCACCGGCTCCCGGGGCCGGAAATCGCCGCTCACCTCCACCACCCCCACCGCGAGCAGGGAGGCGCCGCGGGTCATCAGGGCCCGCTCGGCGCCGCCATCGAGCCGCAGGCTGCCCTGGGGCAGCAGGGCGTGGGCCAGCCAGCGCTTGCGGTCGGGCAGGGGGGTGACGGAGGGCTGGAACACGGTGCCCACCCGCTCGCCGGCCAGCAGGGCATCGAGCACGGCGGGATCACGGCCGTCGGCCAGATGCACCCGGATGCCGCTGGAGGTGGCGATCCGGGCCGCCGCCAGCTTGGTGGTCATGCCGCCGGTGCCCCACTGCCCGCCGCCCGTGGCCCCATGGCTCAGACGCTCCAGCTCGCCCAGGTCGCGCACCTCGTCGATCGGCCGTGCCGTGGCGTCGTGGCGGGGATCGCCGGAGTAGAGGCGATCCACGTCGGTGAGCAGGATCAGCTCGTCCGCTGCCACGGCCACCGCCACCAGGGCCGAGAGGGTGTCGTTGTCGCCGAAGCGCAGCTCGTCGGTGGCGAGGGTGTCGTTCTCGTTCACCACCGGCACCACGCCCCAGTCGAGCAGCTGGGCCAGGGTGCGGCAGGCGTTCTGGTAGCGGCGCCGGGAGGCCAGATCCCCGCGGGTGAGCAGCACCTGGGCCACGGTCTGGCCGCGCACGGCGAAGGCGTCCTGGTAGAGGGCCATCAGCTGCCCCTGGCCGATGGCGGCCGCCGCCTGGAGGGCGGCCACCTCAGCGGGCCTGCGCGCGAGGCCCAGGGTGGCGCAGCCCAGCCCCACCGCGCCACTGGTGACCAGGGCCACGGCATCCCCGCGCCGCCTGGCCCGGTTGAGGCTGGCGGCCAGGTCGGCGATCACGGCGGTGGTGGGGCGCTCCGGAGAGCCGCGCAGCAGGCTGGTACCCACCTTCACGACCCGGCGCAGGGGTTTGGTGGTCATCCTTTGGTGCTCATTCTCTGGAAGTCGTTCTCTGGACGTCATCCGCCGAAACTGGTGCCGATCCAGTGGGCCATGCGCAGCTCCAGGTTCTGGAGCCGATCCCGCTGACAGGGCTGGCCGAGGGGGTCGATCGGCTTCACCAGCACGGTGAACAGGCCGAGCCGGTTGCCGGCGATCACGTCGGTGAACAGGCGGTCGCCGATCAGGGCCACCTGGTGATGGGGCAGGGCGAACTGGCTGAGCACCCGCCGCAGGGCACTGCGGCGGGGCTTGCCGGCGGAGGTGGTGAACGGCAGCCCCAGCTGCCGGGCCACGGCACCGATCCGCTGCCGGGAGGGATTGTTGCTCAGCAGGTGGATCGGCAGCTGTTCGCGCGCCGCCTCCAGCCAGCGCACGGCGCTCTCCGGCAGCACGGCCTGCCCGCGCGGCAGCAGGGTGCGGTCCACATCCAGCACCAGGGCGCGGATGCCCTGGTCGAGCAGGTCCTGCAGGGGCAGGTCGGCCAGGGTGCGGTCGATCAGCCAGTTGGGGCGCAGCAGCTGACGCAGGCTCACGCCAGGCCCTCCCGCTCCTCCAGCTCGGCCTCGATGCGGGGCTGCACCCGGTCGAACTCCTCGCCTTCCACCAGCACGGCCCCGTTGCCCTCCAGCCTGGCCACCACGAAGAAGGGGTCGAGGGGGATGTAGAGGCCGTATTCCTGGTTGGCGGCCCGGAACTGGATCAGCATCTCGTAGAGATCGGTCTCGTCGTCGTCGTCCTCACCGTCGAACGCCTCCTCGATCTCCTCGGGATCCGGCTCCTCCAGGTCGCCGCTCACGGTCAGGGTCACGGCCGAGCGCACCAGGGTGAGGTCGTGCTCCTGCAGCACCACCTCCGCCACCGACAGGATCGACTCGGCGCCGTCGAGCTCCTCGATCACCTCGTCCTCGCTGTCGTCGTCCGGGGCGATGCGCACCAGGCAGACCGGGGTGTCCACCGGGGTGAGCAGCCCGTACTCGTTGCCGTCGAGGGGGATCAGCTGCTCGAGGAAGCAGAGCAGCTGCCGCCCCTGCCGGTCTCCCACCAGCACAGTCGGCACATCGGAGCGGATCTCGCCGGAGCCTGTCATGAAAGAACGTGCGGTGCTCGGGAACGGTGGAGCGTTGCCCTCAGGATGGTGCAGGGCCTGCCGTTCGGCCGCAGGCGATGGCCGCCATCTTCACCGGCAGCGGCGGCGACGGCGGCAGCAGCTGGGGTTCCGGACCCTCCTGCAGCCACTGCTCCAGCAGCAGGGCAGCGGCGGCGCTGTCGAGGGCGCCGGAGCGGTCGCCATGGAGGCCGTGGCGCTCGGCGGCACTCCAGGTGCTGCCATGTTCGTTCACCCAGGCCAGGGGCAGGCCGGTGGCGGCGGCCAGCCGCTCGCCATAGCGCCGGCAGTGGCGGGCCTGCTCGGTGGGCTGCCCGGCCTGATCGAGGGGCAGTCCCACCACCAGCGCGTCGACCCGGCGTTCCGCCAGCAGCGGCTGCAGCTGCAGCAGATCGGCGGGGAAGCGGCCCCGGGCCAGGGCCGGCAGCCGCCGCACCGTGAGCCCCAGGGGGTCGCAGCCCGCCAGACCGATGCGGCGGCGGCCCACATCGAGGGCCAGCACCGAGCGGGGCCTGGGCTGGCCCATGGCTAGCGGGGGGCCACCGGGGTGGGCAGGGGGCGCCGCTTCGGCTGCCACTGCTCGAGCATGGCCTCGAACCGCCGGGCGGCCAGCTGGGCGGGAGCCTGAAGTTCCTGCCGCCGCCACACACTGCGGGCCATCAGCACCCGCTCGCCGCGCTCCTCGGCACCGCTGCGCTCCAGCCACTGCTGGCAGCCCTCCTGGAGCACGTCGCAGGCCAGCCACAGAGGGGCCTGGTTGCCCAGGGCCTGCTGGGCCTGGTTGAGCAGGAGGGCCGCCGGCCCGCCGAAGAGGTGCTGCCAGCCCGGATGAACGGTGAGCTTCACGTCATGGCCGCCGCCGGCATGGTCGGCCACCCAGCGCACCGCGGCCACGGCCTGGTCGTGGCTGGGATCCACGAGCATCCAGCCGCGGCGGCGGCTCTGGTCGAGCAGATCCTCGATGCGCCGGTCCAGCAGCTGGCGCAGGTGGGCCGGGCAGGCGGACTGCTCCAGGTGCCAGAGCAGGGGAGCCGTGCGGCGGTTGAGGCTGCGCAGCTGCAGCCCGCCGGCATCGCCGCTGCAGCGGCTGTTCGCCGGCCAGCGCCAGAGCCGGTCGGTCCGCAGGGGTTGGAAGCCCTGTTCGCGCAGGATGGCCAGCCGATCGGCATCGCTGCTGGAGGCGGTGGCGATCCAGCTGCTCGCCCCGCGGCCCCGGTCGATGGCCTCCCGCAGCAGGGTGGAGGCCACCTGCCGGCGGCTGGTGGGGCCGGAAAGGCGCAGATGCTGGATCTGCCAGCAGCTGCCGCTGCGGTTGAGCCGGCGGGTGACGATCAGCCCCACGGGTGTCATCGCCTGGAAGGCCACCAGCACCTGGGGCCCCAGCGAG
This portion of the Cyanobium sp. NIES-981 genome encodes:
- the accD gene encoding acetyl-CoA carboxylase, carboxyltransferase subunit beta, with the translated sequence MSLFDWFADRRKAAPVVRVTQEVEEGDGLWSKCPDCGLVVYRKDLIANASVCKGCGHHHRIDSEERIRLIADPGSFEPLDSDVAPTDPLAFKDRRSYADRLRDSQQSTGLRDAVVTGLCRTGGLPLALGVMDFRFMGGSMGSVVGEKLTRLIEEATARRYPVLIVCASGGARMQEGMLSLMQMAKISGALQRHRAAELLYIPLLTHPTTGGVTASFAMLGDLILAEPKALIGFAGRRVIEQTLREKLPDGFQTAEYLQDHGFVDAIVTRPEFRATLSELLRLHGCRELVPA
- a CDS encoding A24 family peptidase; the encoded protein is MPYALQPLTGPAAAPAMSALWFWTACVLGACVGSFLNVVAWRQPRQESLLHPPSHCPRCGTRLRWHDNIPVLGWLLIRGRCRHCHAPVSPRYPLVELLTAGLWVAAVLAPPQAMGPAPWGPGQVLAGWLLLSWLIPLTLIDLDRLWLPEPLCRIGLLLGLGCTALLGFAQGGAVGKALVFHHLLAAGAGLLGFEAVSALAERLIGKPALGLGDAKLAALLGAWLGLTGLGLTVVIAVTSGAAVGLAGRLSGRLGRHDPMPFGPFLAAGGAGVWLLGHGPWLQLLGSLGLVPGP
- a CDS encoding phosphoribulokinase; translation: MSKRHPVVAVTGSSGAGTSTVKRAFEHIFKREGITPAVVEGDSYHRYERGPMKEAMAAAMAKGENFSHFGPEANLFDKLAELFQTYGATGGGQKRYYLHSVEEAAEHNERLGTNLDPGQFTPWEEIPTGTDLLFYEGLHGGVKGEGYDVAGLADLLVGVVPIVNLEWIQKISRDNAERGYSAEATVDTILRRMPDYINHICPQFSRTDINFQRVPTVDTSNPFMIRNIPTPDESFVIIHFRKGAREKWGIDFTYLLDMIHDSFMSSPTSIVVNGGKMGFAMELILTPIIHRMIQDKNGQA
- the leuB gene encoding 3-isopropylmalate dehydrogenase; translated protein: MTSSHRITLLAGDGIGPEIMGVARQLLDAVARRHGFSLHYDAQPMGGAAIDATGIPLPQSTLEACRAADAVLLAAIGSPQYDSLPREQRPESGLLGLRAGLGLFANLRPVKIIPALIDASTLRREVIEGVDLMVVRELTGGIYFGTPKGRVATPDGVRAFNTMAYSDTEIDRIARVGFDLARERGGRLCSVDKANVLDVSQLWRDRVESLHASSYPDVELSHMYVDNAAMQLVRNPRQFDVLLTGNLFGDILSDEAAMLSGSIGMLPSASLGSDGPGLFEPIHGSAPDIAGQDKANPMAMVLSAAMMLRVGLKQEAAATDLEAAVDRVLARGFRTGDLMSPGCTLVGCRAMGEQLLAALEG
- the lpxD gene encoding UDP-3-O-(3-hydroxymyristoyl)glucosamine N-acyltransferase; the protein is MRFSDLLGLLSEVRDAGGLQAVPHHLAEDACIEAAAAIDQAGPGQISFLDSGHAPGSALDTCRATALLLPARSDDTPKLQELASGRGMAWVVLQDPRLGFAEVLEILVPPVSPPAGIHPSAVVDPTAAVGRGCHIGARAVVGAHVTIAENCCLHPGVVLYDGVALAEGCTLHAGAVLHPGSRLGRGCVVHSNAVIGSEGFGFVPTAAGWRKMPQTGRVVLEDDVEVGCGSTIDRPAVGETRIGAGTKIDNLVHVGHGVSTGRGCALAAQVGIAGGARLGNGVILAGQVGLANRAVMGDGAIASSKSGIHGEVAAGEVVSGYPAIPNRLWLRCSAAFSRLPEMARQLRQLERRRAAQEQASAGGEAGT
- the proB gene encoding glutamate 5-kinase, which translates into the protein MTTKPLRRVVKVGTSLLRGSPERPTTAVIADLAASLNRARRRGDAVALVTSGAVGLGCATLGLARRPAEVAALQAAAAIGQGQLMALYQDAFAVRGQTVAQVLLTRGDLASRRRYQNACRTLAQLLDWGVVPVVNENDTLATDELRFGDNDTLSALVAVAVAADELILLTDVDRLYSGDPRHDATARPIDEVRDLGELERLSHGATGGGQWGTGGMTTKLAAARIATSSGIRVHLADGRDPAVLDALLAGERVGTVFQPSVTPLPDRKRWLAHALLPQGSLRLDGGAERALMTRGASLLAVGVVEVSGDFRPREPVRLLSSDGRELGRGLATHGSDELRRLIGRAGVEVVHRDQMALTLAPNDS
- a CDS encoding YqeG family HAD IIIA-type phosphatase — translated: MSLRQLLRPNWLIDRTLADLPLQDLLDQGIRALVLDVDRTLLPRGQAVLPESAVRWLEAAREQLPIHLLSNNPSRQRIGAVARQLGLPFTTSAGKPRRSALRRVLSQFALPHHQVALIGDRLFTDVIAGNRLGLFTVLVKPIDPLGQPCQRDRLQNLELRMAHWIGTSFGG
- a CDS encoding DUF3727 domain-containing protein, producing the protein MTGSGEIRSDVPTVLVGDRQGRQLLCFLEQLIPLDGNEYGLLTPVDTPVCLVRIAPDDDSEDEVIEELDGAESILSVAEVVLQEHDLTLVRSAVTLTVSGDLEEPDPEEIEEAFDGEDDDDETDLYEMLIQFRAANQEYGLYIPLDPFFVVARLEGNGAVLVEGEEFDRVQPRIEAELEEREGLA
- the ruvX gene encoding Holliday junction resolvase RuvX — its product is MGQPRPRSVLALDVGRRRIGLAGCDPLGLTVRRLPALARGRFPADLLQLQPLLAERRVDALVVGLPLDQAGQPTEQARHCRRYGERLAAATGLPLAWVNEHGSTWSAAERHGLHGDRSGALDSAAAALLLEQWLQEGPEPQLLPPSPPLPVKMAAIACGRTAGPAPS